In Oryza sativa Japonica Group chromosome 8, ASM3414082v1, the sequence aaccgtaagcaagcatgatttatacgaaagaaaatagagcgagcccccagcatTAAACTGTAGTCGATTTAACATTGGGGACACTCGCGCAATAggtattgtataaaaaacatgtaataggtaaacataataaattatagatctgacaataTTGTATGATCTGAgtaggtacgataaattgtatataaaatattgcgtacctgtgaagatacatgccggatgtatctacggaattagtagatcaattaaaAATTAATCTTACTAAATACCTTGTTTAGCCTTGGTAGCCGATCTTAACTGTACTCTGAACGCACAATAATTAGCATATATCGGTGGCCTGCATGGGCCCCACGGTATGCATGCTAATATTTTTGTAGATGGCGATGCGATCGGTCGGCTGGTTGGTTCTAATACGGCAAATTGTCTGGCTTCGACATCCTTTGCTGCGGTGGGGTTAGTCGAACCATGGTGAAGCACCACGACTGACAACCCTAAAATCGACGTGATCCGCGGTGGTGACGTCTTGAAGCTTGGTCGATCTCGAGAGATCGAATTGTTGATGACGATGGTTCCGATATTGTCGGAAGACATACTCCGGTCGTGTTAGATCTccacagccgaagtcgtcgagtagcttgttgtcggagaatccatctcttaaacccatctcgtcgaaaccttgaagcaccaaaatgCCCCTACGTGGCGCGttactgtcgacgtttgatgtctcgactacggtatttgcatggcatggggatcgttggtactagggtatacgcgagactgaggtaaaagagatggagacagggatttttatacaggttcgggcccctgaattatcaggtaataaccctacattctgttggccgaagccggtattgctcttattcatgataatcacatcagtataatatttggggtagcctatctaactgtcgtcgacttggcggtctgaagttctgactcgtagtcgacaacagggtagccttcctcctcgaatccgtgcccggcgaaatcagagatagcgcttttgTCTCTCCtaacagtatccggagacaccgtagggtactagccatgcttatccctgaagtcgatatccggcggcgtgtcttggcgtatgtagacttctatgttgtggcttctatgtcgattgtgttgggtgttgatcctatcccctctcctcctagggggcttgtatttatacccataggtgtccccttgtccaagtagaactagtgaaactaatatggatacaatccgagtagtcattgtcatttccatgtagaactctggttgtctatccttatccggaactcctcctatatccgaaggttgcttccgtataggacatggtatgtagtGGGTCCTGTCGAGATTtaatcaactactattaggtatgtggtatccataaccctgacaatgtGTAATACTCAAGTGTGTCTACTGAGGAAGCGGAACATATCGGATTTTCTTTCAGCAGTGGAATACATTCTGATAGTACTCTCTCCAGTCATAAGGTTTTTGACATTTAGTCATTTACAATAGCTTTTACTCAAACTTTTACAATCAATAACTTCGTATAGTTTTAAactaactagaaaaaatatccatacgttgcaacgggtaaaaacgTATTTTCACTGATATATTAAGAGCTAAGCAATAAATTGAAATATTAGGATCGCTatatacattataattgaaaaagttaatgAGAATCCTAACATTGGGATCACTAACATTGGGATCACTAtagattataattaaaaaagttaatgaaaataTTTCCTGGGTTTAGGGTCAATAGCCTTCCTTTATTTTTAGCCCTAGGCAAGTCCGCTACCTCATTCTGTTTGTTTGGCCTGCTTCCCTTCGACCCAACCATAAGTGGAGTCGAAGCGCAGCTCAAAGTCTACTACCATATTCGGCCAGTACGCTACCTCCCTCCGTTTGGCCTGTTTCCCTTCGACCCAGCCACAAGTGGAGCCGTAAACTCAACTCGCACAGTCTACTACTATCTTTGGCCAGTCCGTTACTTCCCTCCGTTTGGCCTACTTCCCTTCGACCCAGCCACAAGTGGAGCCGTAAGCGCAGCTCGCACAGTCTACTACCATTGTCAATCTCCCGAAGATAGTCCCGTGGCCGTACGGTTGCCGGAGCAAATCTCTCCCCATCAAATCTGGTCGAATCTTTCCCGATCACATTTTGGTTGAGGGTTTTTAATTCACTCGATCTTCTCTTTCCGTTTTTTCCAAAATCAGTGTAAAACTCTCCCCCATCAAATCTGACCGATTCTTTCTCGATCAACCAAAATTAGTTCAGGGTttttgatccactcgatctcctctttccgttttttttccaaaattagAGTGTAAAACTTGGCATAAAAACGTCCGGGGAAGATCACCGTCATCATCGGCAATTGTTAAATGGAGATTAAATCCGATGAATTAAGACCGAATCGAAAGGGAAAATAATGGAGAAAATGATGGCGGAGGAGTggggaatcgatttttgcaatcaaATTGGAGGAGAAATGTACAATCGatatggcggcggcgcagcacgGCGCTAGGGTTCAAACTCGGGAGGCGTGCGGTGAACAGATCGTGTTAAAAAACcagatgaaaaaaaaccaaaaacacACGGGAGAAAAAACCGGCGTCCGAAAAACCAAGCGCCGGGAGGCGCCAATAGATTAAAAAACGGACGAAAAAACCAAGCGCATGTGAAAAAAACTCCTTcgcgtgcaaaaaaaaaaaagggaaaaaatgccTGTGCCAAATAACcaaatggacttttttttttccaaacggacttattaaaaaaaggttttttttcGATCAGATgttttttctttatattttaCCGAGACAGAAGCTCTTTTTATCGCTTTtgaatcggactttttttttacctcattGAGTTcgacttttttttcctcttttaacAGACAATTGAAATTTAAGTAGTATAgataacataaaattaaaaaatcaactcaaacacgaatgacgtatcaaagtaccggcaaaaaaacatctttaatttttataatagtagagatataaaTCGTACGCATGTATCTTTTGTCTTGAAAAGTATAATTATTATTATGTCATTAACTTACTGAATTTATATAATACAAAATTAACCAAAGTTTCAAAACATggatatattataatatgtggaatacatttttttctattttacgtaaataaaagaaaataaaaataatatgtgccCTATTTTCCGTTCATCATCTTTTCCCCTTGTTCCCTCCGTTTTCTACGGAAGTGAAACGTGGCGCCATATCCTGCGGTGCCTTCTCCGCTGTTGCGTGTGGAACGGCTCGGACGGGATCCCCATTCCTACACGAATGGCGTTATCGTCATTACGATAAAAACGGAGGGGTGATCGGGAAACCCTCTGGGCCTCTCCACGTCGTCGCCGTTACTTCGAGGCGGTTTCCCTTTTTTGTCAGCGTCCAAAAAATGAGAAGCCCGCGCTCTTCGCCTTTTGCAGTAACGCCCCCCGTCTTATACAAGATTTTCACTATGAACCGTGAGAAAAGTCAAAACCCCAGTCCCCCGTTCGGAGAAAAGACTCAATGAATCcgttacttttttaaaaaatacgacAAGTGTCAGTCATTTGTGTATCAGACTTTTTGTGAAATAAAATTATGCCGCACCATGTTTTCTATGTGTTTAttagttacttaaaaaaatgctCGTGTGTTGCAACTGGTGaaatttattttaatcttattattattatatggtttaaTTAAAATGAAATTTACCGTCGGAgtttgcttggatatatatatttttagaaaatcatgagctacagtTAGGAGCCCGATCGTTTCAAGTTagtatgcgagtttttttaaacagatttcttatatgattccttctgtattatcaAAAGTGAACAATATTAAAAACCAATTCAAATGcgaatatgtatttccaaaagcaaacgaacttaaaaaccgactcatacatggatgacgtaccaaaataccggtaaaaatatattcaatttttataataatagagatagagataggtTGCTCTTAATGAATTTTACTGATTCGGTAAGTGTTTTTTACATAAAACATGGTTATAAATTTAATAgactttaacttttttttttttgaaaagagactttttaacaTTTAGTTTACTTTAGATTCTTTTATTGGGTCTCTTTCTCTTTTAACTCTAGTAACTCCTTCAGTATAGAGGACATGGTAGCGTCTAGAATTGTTCATAGATTGGGCCAAAAAATGCTTAATTTGTATAGTATAAACAAATTAGCCCAAACCATTCTTTTCACTTTCGTTGTTTTGGGCTCAACAAAACCCGTTTAACATGTCTTGTTATTCACAACATCCCATGACGCGGTTGCATTCCCTCAACGTCATGCCTCAATGAGTCCCAACGTTATTATCCCATAGCAACTATTTCCCCGCGCTTGACGAGACCTCAACGTTTGCGGCATCGCGCTCGATGAGTCCAATCGATGATTCTATTCCTGCGCTGATGAGGGCTATACCTCTAAGAGTGATGTCCCTATACattcaggctgtgtttagatccaaagtttggatccaaacttcagtccttttctatcacatcaacctgtcatacacataacttttcagtcacatcatctctaatttcaaccaaaatccaaactttgcgcttaACTAAACACAAACTTTACGcttaactaaacacagcctcaacaACCTGCATGCCTATGTTCACGTGGCTCGATCTGATGGAACTTCCCACACATATAGTGATCCCCGAATGCATGACGACTATTCCTATCCCCTGCCATGGCCTTTTGCTACTTCTATGCTCTATTCCTTTCTCGTGTACAAATGAAGGAGCATGTACATGATTTAACTGATGCGGTATATATACATGACAGAACTGGTTATTCATGAGGCGGAAGTATTATGTGTTATGGTTAGGTTCAGTTGAGGGTGGTTCTTGCATTAAAGCAATAAATGGACACAACATGTTAGATACAAATCTGATGACCGTTCAAAATTCTACAGACTCGTAGATATAAACATGTCACCTATACCGTGTAAATGGTTCCTAAAAATTTATCttatccgtttcataatataagactttctagcattacccacaatCATCTATCATCTATAATGTTACGTCATAGATGAATATGGATAATACTAAAAAGTcatatattatagaacggagggagtacttgttttCATCCATATCGACAACATATTCTGGTAGCTTCCATTCCATGTTATCGAAATTTTCCGGGCAAAACATATTCCCCTATTTTTAGCCTCCAAGAACAAAATGGTCACAACTTGTAAATAAACAAAAGAGCAAGCCCCACTCCGCAAAAcacacctctcctctccttccctcatATTTTAACCATTCCACCCCTCACAAATCTCACTATTTACTTACCTTTACTCCGCCGAATAAAACCAACCAacccaccctcctcctccctcgcccgcctcttattttttcttttctctcccccAAATCTGATCCCCTCCCACACGCAACACGCGAGGCCGcgtctagggttagggttcccCTCCCCTTCGGCCATGGACGagctcgcggcggcgtcggcggcggcgaggaggaggtgggtgcAGTGGGAGGAGGTCGTGGTGTCGAACGACCGGGGGAGGCGCCTCGTGCACTACTACCTCCGGGGagcggccgcgggcggcggaggagggggagaggtgAGGGAGCTTGCGGTGGTGGGGCGGGAGCGGAGCCCGCGGCACATGTCGTACGTGGTGCAGGGGCGGTTCCTGCggtcgctggcggcggcgggggtgggggtgggggtgggggtgggggcgggggtgggggcggtggtggcagtgccgtcgccgtcacggTCGCCGCTGCCGGCTTCCGCGGAGGGCGGGGCGCCGAGGAAATGGAGGTCGAGGCGGGAGGTCGTGGACTGGCTGTCCTCCCTCGTTTCCGGTAAGATttgtgtggttttttttttttacgccTGGGCGGTCGATTCGGGTGGTGTTGTGCAGGATTTTGTGTTGTTTTGTGTGCGTTTGCGGCTGTTTTGTTCTTTCGCGTGTTGTGGTTTGTTTTTTCTGTGTTATATGGTGGCTGATTTGGGAATCGTTTTTCTGAATGTTACGGGGTCCTATTCCAGACTGCGCGCAGATGCGGTTTGGGCATATGTTTTTCCCTGTTTCTGTTTGGTTCAATTTGTTCAGGGAATAGCGTTTTTTTGGATTTCTATACCAAAAGAGGCTGTGGTTTCTGATTTTCTGACGATTCGACCCGAATTCGCAAATAGCGTTTTGGATTTCTCTACCAAAAGCGGTTTGTGGTTTCTGATTTTCCGACGATTCGACATGAACTTGCAAGATTGTTTGGCCTTTAGATAGGCGGATTGATTTGTTCCCGTGAATCTTTTGTATAACCCATGCGTGTTAATGGAGCGGATCTGATTTCTACCGTATTAGGTCTATCAGGGCAGGAATTCAACTTTGCATCCTTTTGTTCTCTCTGTTGCGAGGAGTTCATTTCTGGATTCGTTGGGTTCAATCTGCTGCGGCGCCCTTCTCACCTGATTCGTGAGGAGGTAGACAGCTTGTTCGTATCTCGTGGTTATAGGAGAAGAGTACAAACGTTTGCGATAACCCATCCGCTTATGGTCGATTGTTGTATATTAGAAACTTGTTGCTTTGAACCCGGATTTAGCTATTGTTCCTTTCTATTGGAGGGGTTTGATTCTGTTTCTATTTGGAGGGGGAAATATGTTCTATTTAGAGGGCAAAGATTGACAATTTTTTTCCTCCAAAGGCACCTTTTTTACGATATAACCCTCTTATGACCTGCCTATGATTTGATTCGGTTAGACATATCTTATGTCAGTATTGGAACACTTATGCTAGTTCTAGAGTtctttttttgtcaaaataacTAATTTATATGAGTTGCCTTGCGGTTTATTCTAGAAAGCTAACAGGATTTTATCATAATAAGATGTATAATTCAGTCTTATATTGGTAACCTGTAAATCTCATGCCTTCTCCTTTTCCATAGGATTATGGAGAATACATGTGTGACCCAGTGGAAGCCGCTGCAGGTTTCCCTTTTTGGGTCGATTGTGTAAGCATGCGTTCGGAAATATAGAGAAAATGAAGCGGCAGCGTGAGTTGAAAGGCAATCAGGTGCCATTTTGTTCTTCCCTTCTTGTGGCCTCCCACGAGACACCCATGGAATTAATCCGTGTAAATTGAATGCTTCCGTAATCTGCCCAACAATGGTCAGGAAATCCTCCAATTAGTTCTGTCGATGAGCTTTTGTAGGAACTCTTACGGTGTGCTGACGCATCAACTTGTCAATGCTTCTGTTTAAATATGAAACGGCCTTACAAATTAGAAGTCACCTCCAACTCTGTTTGCTTCCAACTGCTCTTGGTTTTAACCTTGGTGGTGTGCGGCTGTGCGTTTCAtcttcgatttttttttgtgttgtttTCTTCTTGTGTTGCCTTTATTTTTTCTGAATCACAAGTGTGCTACTATGTTTTAAACCAATGTTTTGATGATACTCCTGTTGCACTGTCTTGTATGGTAAATTTCTTATGTCTAGTGCTTCTTTTGCAGGATGTAATTACGGATCTTCTTCAATGTCTAATAGGTTCAATGAAAATCCATATGATGACATTGAGTTCACTGATGTTGCTGCTTCAAAGGTATAGAGCTATTTCAAGATAACTTGCCCTTCATCCTTCTAGTATGTCCAGGATATATTTCTGAATTTCCCCCCATTGCTAATTCATTCCATTTTTGTGTGCTTAGGATGTTTCACATACATCATCAGTAAGGAATAACTCAAAAGAGTTCACATGGTTAGGTCCTGCATGGCTTTGCGAAAAGCGATGGAAGCACTACAGATCTTTCTGCCGTAAGGGGATTACTATTTCGGTATGTTACCCACTGATCATTTTCCTGTATTTTGTGTTGTCACCATGTGTACCACTGAGATTTTATCAAAGAAATGAGGACAACATGCTGAGATGAAGTATTGCAGAACAATAAACTATGTAGGGTTCTAAATGAAACTGCATTATGAAAACCTGGAGGAGTTTTAGGGGAAAAAGCTATGACATTCTGTTATTGCCCTCCTGTTTGGTTTTATACGTTGTATTTATTAGTACTACTGCACAGTGATATGGGAGTATTTCAAACTATTCAAAATAGAAGTTTAAATGCTAATACTTGTTATTACTCTGAACCTTTGAAAGGGAAACCTTGGTTGACACATGTTTATGCTATCTTTGTAGGTGCATAATTTTGTCTACATCCTGAGTGAGGAAAAGAAGAGGCTCATCGCCCAAGTGGAGGATCTGTATGAAGATACTAATTCAACCAACGTTGTCATGGTACGATGGTTCGACAAAGTTGATGAGGTTGGTGTCGAATTGCCACCTGATGTTGGTGACAGAGAGATTTTCTTTTCCCCTGGTCTGCAAGATCTCAGTGTTGAATGCATTGATGGATTGGCTGCAGTCCTGAGTGCTCAACACTTCGAGAAGTTCCAGAGTAGTCCAAAACATAGCTATTGGCAGCCTTATATTTGTCGCCGACAGATTGATGAAGATGGCGTCAAACCTTTTGATGTAACCCAATTGCAAGGTTATTGGAGTCAAGAAGTGCTTAGGACAATGTTCAATGCAGCTTCTTCTCTTAAGGTACGTTTCAAGGTCACTAAAGGTGCTTCTAGTTCAGATGGGGCACAAAAGAGGAAGCGTGATGCATTCAGTGAAACCGATCCACAGCAGTGTGTTCCTTCCGCTGCATTCGGTTCTGATAGTCTCAAGAATGATTTGGAACATAAAACTCAAAAGCAGCTATATCCTGGTAGCCGTGCTGAAGTCCTATCACAGGACAGCGGTATAAGGGGCTGCTGGTTTAGATGCTTTGTATTAAAGAGGCGCGGAGACAAAATCAAGGTGCGATATGAAGATCTTCAGGATGCTGATGAGACAGGAAATCTGGAGGTGAGCTTAGTGTAATTCTATATAATCTTTTTTTCCCCACTAAATTGGATCTCAGATCTTACTTGTTACTTAACCTTTGTTTGCAGGAGTGGGTTTTGCTAACAAGGATTGCTAAACCTGATCAGTTGGGTATACGCATCCCTGAAAGACCAATGGTGCGGCCATATCATGTACATAGCAAGGATCCATGCTCTTTCGATGCTGGTTCCATTGTTGATGCATGGTGGAATAGTGGGTGGTGGGAGGGGATTGTATTGCAGCAGGGAAATGACAGACGCCTTCAAGTTTATTTTCCTGGTAATTACATTCTTAATTACCATCAACATTTCAATTTGCCTCTGCATGACATTTTAATAATGTAGTTTGGAGCTACTGAACTTACATTTGCTTTGTTATTTATCACAGGAGAAAAGCAGATTGCTGATTTTTGTGAAGATGATTTGAGGCATTCACGTGAGTGGGCTGGTGGCAAATGGAATTCCTTGGGGGAAAGAAAAGATATCACACACCTGTTGCCCCCCACTTCAGTTCATGAAGAGGGAGGTTTGCTTAGCAAACCTGTTTCACAAGAAGGCAATCCCTCTTCAAAATTAGAATCTGACAAGAGGTGTGATGACAAATCATTGGGCACCAAGATTTCACATGATCAGAAGCATCAGAAGCGTGTTCTGGCTGATCTCACAAATGCTCTGAAATTcgataacctgaaatggaggccAAGAAAGCGGAGCAGAAGATCTGGTTCCAAAAGGCAGTCAGACACTAGCAGTGGCagtggcagcagcagccaggGCGACATGGAGGAGTCCAGCCCCTGCGGAAGTTTTGCAGTGCTTAATTCAGCGCCCGATGAAGAAGTATGCAAGAGCAGTGGAGAACCTCTTTTCATGAGGGTTTCCAACCTGGTGATGTCCAGATGAAGTCACTCCACGACTGACATGTTTTAGCCTTTTCTTTCCGGATTTCAACAGCCTTGGCGAGATGTGAGTTTGATGCATCCCCAGGTTATttagtcacaactcacaactgGTATCCTGATCATCTTGAGAGCTCTGAATGCTTATTCGCTCGGATGTCCAGGATGCAAGCATGGAGGAGCACACTGTTGTATTTATGACTGATCTAGATGAGTTTTACCATTTTGTCTCACTTTAGGGTCTTGTAGGGTGTTTTAACCGTCTTGTTGTTTAGTTGGTGTTACAAAGATAGCTGGCTCATTCCACCTCGGCAGTTTCCAGAGTCCcttttttgtctttgtttcaGCAGTCCAATATCCAATTTAATTTGTTCATCAGCTGTTATAGATGTTCTTAtagtatactctctgaaatgATAATATTTACATCGTCATACGAGTTTTTTGTTCTTCTGCCTATGTGGTGTTATTTGTGTGAATTTATTGGTCTATAATTGAAATTGAGTGTATTGTCTTCAATTTCTGCTGCGTTTTTGAGCCTTTGAATACTAGATGTGGCGGTAATTGTTGGAAGTCATGTTGGTTGGTGATTATGTTTGTTGTCATGTTTAAAGTGTACCGATCTTACCATTTTCCAACCAGCTGTACCGACTTCACCGGGTCAAAATTGGCGCCTTAGCGAGCTACTGCTTACATTGCACTTCCGAAATTCTAGTTCCATTCGTGCCTTTTCTGTCTGTTTTTTCAGACAACTTTGCTCTATGGTTTTGCCAGGTCCATGGAACGCACAAACTTTTTCTAGACGACATTACGAAGATAGTAGTATTTGGGACCTGATTCCATCCCCGCGAGGGCATCTCGGCGAAGGCAAAATGTCCATAGGAAAAGGTTTTATCATCACAAGGAAGAAAAGGCCAACGAGAAGCAGCTAAGGAAAGGACCACCATTCGTGCAAGCCAGCCACTGAATCCCAGCCAGCGTCGTTGTGAGGACCAGAATCCGATTCGATTCCGACCTCCAGCAGCGTCCACCATGACACCAACACCCCCCTTCCCTCAAAGCGGCCAGAAAAATACAACGGCGAGCCACCGGCATCAGCTTAGCCCCAGctgccggccaccaccaccatttcCCCTTTTGCAGATTCTTCTACCGTtctctcttctccggcgagccgGAAGCCGACGACCGGtcgtcgcgcgccgccgccaagtgGACAGACGGTGTTCATGAGTGGCAAGGTGATTATGGTGAATTGGAAGTGCAGAGGGGGAATGGTGTGGTGTTTTGTTGTGGAGTAACTGAAGCTGTGTTCAGTTTTCTCTGCAGTTCTACTGCATGACCGTCAGGATGAGCATCGACTGCAATGGGTGCTACCAGAGGATCAGGAGGGCACTCCTCCAGATGCAAGGTGAAAAACCGGAAAATCCACCAGAGATTACCACCATAAATATTCCTTTTGGTCTTTGATGATTTGATAATGCTCAGTACAGAACGATAGCAGGGGAACAAAAAAATGGGCATCAGGAACAGCATATTAAGCAGCAAAAAACATCTATCAAGATTCTCTTGTTGATTGT encodes:
- the LOC4345638 gene encoding uncharacterized LOC4345638, producing MDELAAASAAARRRWVQWEEVVVSNDRGRRLVHYYLRGAAAGGGGGGEVRELAVVGRERSPRHMSYVVQGRFLRSLAAAGVGVGVGVGAGVGAVVAVPSPSRSPLPASAEGGAPRKWRSRREVVDWLSSLVSGCNYGSSSMSNRFNENPYDDIEFTDVAASKDVSHTSSVRNNSKEFTWLGPAWLCEKRWKHYRSFCRKGITISVHNFVYILSEEKKRLIAQVEDLYEDTNSTNVVMVRWFDKVDEVGVELPPDVGDREIFFSPGLQDLSVECIDGLAAVLSAQHFEKFQSSPKHSYWQPYICRRQIDEDGVKPFDVTQLQGYWSQEVLRTMFNAASSLKVRFKVTKGASSSDGAQKRKRDAFSETDPQQCVPSAAFGSDSLKNDLEHKTQKQLYPGSRAEVLSQDSGIRGCWFRCFVLKRRGDKIKVRYEDLQDADETGNLEEWVLLTRIAKPDQLGIRIPERPMVRPYHVHSKDPCSFDAGSIVDAWWNSGWWEGIVLQQGNDRRLQVYFPGEKQIADFCEDDLRHSREWAGGKWNSLGERKDITHLLPPTSVHEEGGLLSKPVSQEGNPSSKLESDKRCDDKSLGTKISHDQKHQKRVLADLTNALKFDNLKWRPRKRSRRSGSKRQSDTSSGSGSSSQGDMEESSPCGSFAVLNSAPDEEVCKSSGEPLFMRVSNLVMSR